A portion of the Campylobacter concisus ATCC 51562 genome contains these proteins:
- the topA gene encoding type I DNA topoisomerase — protein sequence MMKSLIIVESPAKAKTIKNFLDKSYNVIASKGHIRDLPKTSFGIKIEDSKFTPEYRISSDHSTIVKEIKELAKGADEIYLATDEDREGEAIAFHIANAIGKEPTSLPRIVFHEITKSAIQNALKSPRHVDMNSVNAQQTRRLLDRIVGYKLSPLLNLKIQKGLSAGRVQSAALKIIVDREREIQAFKPVEYYTIDTIFKKDLDAELVKFENQKIEKLTIQNPDRAKYIIENLQNEKFSVREIESKDRKIQPSPPFMTSTLQQSASNRLGFSPKKTMMIAQSLYEGVQTNEGFMGAITYMRTDSLNLAKEAVAAAREHILQNYGKEYLPAKAISYTTSSKGAQEAHEAIRPTNLNFTPQIAAKFLEKDALKLYTLIYNRFLACQMSACVSQTQNVYVASEKGEFKISGRKVLFDGFYKVYGELDKDKILPNLKKGDEMSLQSIKSTQNFTEPPARYSEAGLVKKLESLGIGRPSTYAPTISLLTSRDYVRIEKKQLIPNEIAFSMIGVLEEHFSNIVDSEFTSHLEEKLDEIALDKADWQKVLSDFYYPFMEKISAGKTGIKSLKTATPIGEKCPECGSELVLRKGRYGEFIACSNFPKCKYSRNVAKDNEKSAEPGSTTVAKPKRELKKLDVPCPKCGGEIVERFSRRGKFYGCANYPKCDFVSNYEPVEQKCDECGGDMIKKELKKGTFIECTKCKKKTLISEN from the coding sequence ATAATGAAAAGCTTAATCATCGTGGAATCTCCTGCAAAAGCAAAGACTATCAAAAATTTCTTAGACAAAAGCTACAATGTCATCGCCTCAAAAGGCCACATCAGAGACCTGCCAAAAACGAGCTTTGGCATCAAGATAGAAGATAGCAAATTTACCCCAGAGTATCGCATTAGCAGCGATCACTCCACCATCGTAAAAGAGATAAAAGAGCTTGCTAAGGGTGCAGATGAAATTTACCTCGCGACCGATGAGGATAGAGAGGGTGAGGCGATCGCGTTTCACATCGCAAATGCCATCGGCAAGGAGCCAACCAGCCTGCCTCGCATCGTCTTTCATGAGATCACCAAAAGCGCCATACAAAACGCTTTAAAAAGCCCAAGGCACGTCGATATGAACAGCGTCAATGCCCAGCAAACAAGGCGCTTACTGGACCGCATCGTTGGCTACAAGCTAAGCCCACTTTTAAATTTAAAGATACAAAAAGGCTTAAGCGCTGGACGTGTGCAAAGTGCAGCCCTAAAAATAATAGTCGACCGCGAGCGTGAAATCCAGGCGTTTAAACCAGTCGAATACTATACTATCGACACCATTTTTAAAAAAGACCTAGACGCTGAGCTAGTTAAATTTGAAAACCAAAAGATCGAAAAGCTCACTATCCAAAACCCAGATCGCGCAAAATACATCATTGAAAATTTACAAAATGAGAAATTCAGTGTCCGAGAGATCGAGAGCAAGGATAGAAAGATCCAGCCAAGCCCGCCATTTATGACCTCAACGCTTCAGCAAAGTGCGAGCAACCGCCTTGGCTTTAGTCCTAAAAAGACGATGATGATCGCGCAAAGCCTCTATGAGGGCGTGCAAACAAACGAGGGCTTCATGGGTGCGATCACTTATATGAGAACGGATAGCTTAAATTTAGCCAAAGAGGCTGTCGCGGCCGCTAGGGAGCACATCCTGCAAAACTACGGCAAAGAGTATCTGCCGGCCAAAGCGATAAGCTACACGACAAGCTCAAAAGGCGCGCAAGAAGCCCATGAAGCGATCCGCCCTACAAATTTAAACTTCACACCGCAAATCGCCGCTAAATTTTTAGAAAAAGACGCGCTCAAACTCTATACGCTCATCTACAATAGATTTTTAGCCTGCCAAATGAGCGCATGTGTAAGCCAAACGCAAAATGTCTATGTAGCAAGCGAAAAAGGCGAGTTTAAGATAAGTGGCAGAAAGGTGCTATTTGACGGCTTTTACAAGGTTTATGGCGAGCTTGATAAGGATAAAATTTTGCCAAATTTAAAAAAGGGCGACGAAATGAGTTTGCAAAGCATAAAAAGCACGCAAAACTTCACCGAGCCACCAGCTAGGTACTCTGAAGCTGGCCTTGTTAAAAAGCTAGAAAGTCTAGGCATCGGTCGCCCAAGCACCTACGCACCGACCATCTCGCTACTAACATCAAGAGACTACGTGAGGATCGAGAAAAAGCAGCTCATACCAAACGAGATCGCATTTAGCATGATAGGCGTTTTGGAGGAGCACTTTAGCAACATCGTCGATAGCGAATTTACCTCACATCTTGAAGAAAAGCTCGATGAGATCGCACTTGACAAGGCTGACTGGCAAAAGGTGCTAAGCGACTTTTACTATCCATTTATGGAAAAAATAAGCGCTGGCAAAACTGGCATAAAAAGCCTAAAAACAGCCACCCCGATCGGAGAAAAATGCCCAGAGTGCGGAAGCGAGCTAGTGCTTAGAAAGGGCAGATATGGCGAGTTTATCGCTTGTTCAAATTTCCCAAAATGCAAATACTCAAGAAACGTCGCAAAAGATAATGAAAAGAGCGCAGAACCTGGCTCTACAACGGTTGCTAAGCCAAAACGCGAGCTTAAAAAGCTTGACGTGCCATGTCCAAAGTGTGGCGGCGAGATCGTCGAGAGATTTAGCAGGCGTGGTAAATTTTATGGATGTGCCAACTATCCAAAATGCGACTTCGTCTCAAACTACGAGCCAGTTGAGCAAAAATGCGACGAATGTGGCGGCGATATGATCAAAAAAGAGCTTAAAAAAGGCACATTTATAGAGTGCACAAAATGCAAAAAAAAGACGCTTATCTCTGAAAACTAA
- a CDS encoding biotin synthase, producing MKTIMLCAICSVTQGNCAEDCAYCTQSAKAGADISKFKEKSVQQVVDEAKMAYKNHALGFCLVTSGARLNDKKTDYIASLARAVSKEVPNLMLIACNGMATYEQLSELKKAGVFSYNHNLETSREFFPKICKTHTWAERYQTNLDAKRAGLMLCTGGIYGVGESEADRVSFRASLKELEPFSSPINFFIKNESLSLDLPPLSADEALKIVRETKRDLPETRVMIAGGREKILGERQYEIFENGADAIVIGDYLTAKGEKASKDIEELTKRGFSFASICH from the coding sequence ATGAAAACAATTATGCTCTGTGCGATATGCTCAGTCACTCAAGGAAACTGCGCCGAGGACTGCGCTTATTGCACGCAAAGTGCCAAAGCTGGTGCCGATATCTCAAAATTTAAAGAAAAAAGCGTGCAACAGGTGGTGGACGAAGCCAAAATGGCTTATAAAAACCACGCTCTTGGCTTTTGTTTAGTTACAAGCGGTGCTAGACTAAATGACAAAAAGACCGACTATATCGCATCTTTAGCAAGAGCCGTGAGCAAAGAAGTGCCAAATTTGATGCTCATCGCATGTAACGGCATGGCTACTTACGAGCAGCTTAGTGAGCTTAAAAAGGCTGGCGTTTTTAGCTACAACCACAACCTTGAAACAAGCCGAGAATTTTTCCCAAAAATTTGTAAAACACACACTTGGGCCGAGAGATATCAGACAAATTTAGATGCAAAAAGAGCAGGTCTTATGCTTTGTACTGGTGGTATTTACGGCGTTGGCGAGAGTGAGGCTGACAGGGTGAGCTTTAGAGCTAGTCTAAAAGAGCTTGAGCCATTTTCATCACCAATAAATTTTTTCATCAAAAACGAATCTCTAAGTCTAGATCTACCCCCTCTTAGTGCGGATGAAGCCCTAAAAATAGTGCGTGAGACCAAAAGAGATCTACCAGAAACTAGAGTCATGATAGCTGGTGGTAGGGAGAAAATTTTGGGCGAGAGGCAGTACGAGATCTTTGAAAATGGCGCCGATGCGATCGTGATAGGCGACTACCTCACCGCAAAAGGCGAGAAAGCTAGCAAGGATATCGAGGAGCTTACAAAGCGCGGTTTTAGCTTCGCTAGTATCTGCCATTAA
- a CDS encoding redoxin family protein: MIKVPTSIYLNTLDGKEFDFSAFARTHDCVIFIYPKIGEDFRLLSEQLQNTAGMKGCTKQAINYKKFLKDFNDLGFMVVAISSQDTAAQKKFQEETSAGVMFLNDSEFMLERALELPVFSASNGHKFYFRQTLIIKDGKIRRAYIVDDPENDAKNMLEKIKEKDY, encoded by the coding sequence ATGATAAAAGTGCCTACAAGTATATATTTAAATACACTAGACGGTAAGGAATTTGATTTTTCCGCCTTTGCAAGAACGCATGACTGCGTTATTTTTATCTATCCAAAGATAGGCGAGGACTTTAGACTTTTAAGCGAGCAACTACAAAATACTGCGGGCATGAAGGGCTGCACTAAACAAGCAATAAACTACAAGAAATTTTTAAAAGATTTTAACGATCTTGGTTTCATGGTAGTGGCCATTAGCTCACAAGATACAGCAGCTCAAAAGAAATTTCAAGAAGAGACTTCGGCTGGAGTCATGTTTTTAAATGATAGTGAGTTTATGCTTGAAAGGGCGCTTGAGCTTCCAGTTTTTTCTGCATCAAATGGACATAAATTCTACTTTAGACAAACGCTCATCATAAAAGATGGCAAGATAAGGCGTGCATATATAGTGGATGATCCTGAGAATGATGCTAAAAATATGCTAGAAAAAATCAAAGAAAAAGACTATTAG
- a CDS encoding 3'(2'),5'-bisphosphate nucleotidase CysQ: MSELLNLAKKAAVNAGAQIIKFYSADNTALKVCLKDDSSPLTSADLAANEAIIKILSKSGIKICSEESILQESVKDEFWLVDPLDGTKEFLARNGEFCVCIALIKKARPVLGVIFIPVSRELFYADENGAFKEILDNNDEIIKRVDLNKKDKNLDNLIFSSRRGDAKEIEFIGQSLNFEQRCIGSAIKFCRLAEFGGAYLRFAPSYLWDNAAGEALVNFCGGKVFDANSSKEMSYELTNLKSPFFIALSKNTLNIKDKITQLYKQSKI, translated from the coding sequence ATGAGCGAGCTTTTAAATTTAGCTAAAAAAGCAGCCGTTAATGCTGGAGCGCAAATAATAAAATTTTACTCTGCAGATAATACGGCTCTTAAAGTCTGCCTAAAAGATGACAGCTCACCACTAACTAGCGCTGATCTAGCTGCAAATGAAGCGATAATAAAAATTCTAAGCAAAAGCGGGATAAAAATTTGCTCTGAAGAGAGTATCTTGCAAGAAAGCGTTAAAGACGAGTTTTGGCTCGTAGATCCTCTTGATGGCACGAAAGAATTTCTAGCTAGAAACGGCGAATTTTGCGTTTGCATAGCGCTTATAAAAAAAGCTAGGCCGGTGCTTGGTGTGATATTTATCCCAGTTAGTAGAGAGCTTTTTTATGCTGATGAAAATGGTGCTTTTAAAGAAATTTTAGATAACAATGATGAAATCATAAAGAGAGTTGATCTAAACAAAAAAGATAAAAATTTAGACAATCTCATCTTTTCAAGTAGAAGAGGCGATGCCAAAGAGATAGAATTTATAGGGCAGAGCTTAAATTTTGAGCAAAGGTGCATCGGCTCAGCCATAAAATTTTGCCGTTTGGCTGAATTTGGCGGAGCTTATTTGAGATTTGCCCCAAGCTACCTTTGGGACAATGCAGCAGGAGAAGCGCTCGTAAATTTTTGTGGCGGAAAAGTATTTGACGCTAATAGCAGCAAAGAGATGAGCTACGAGCTTACTAATTTAAAAAGCCCATTTTTCATAGCTCTCTCAAAAAATACACTAAATATAAAAGATAAAATCACACAACTATATAAGCAAAGTAAAATTTAA
- the crcB gene encoding fluoride efflux transporter CrcB, protein MLANLLFAGLGGFIGAGCRFLAGELLKFSHFPLATLGVNVLGSFIIGVLFCLNLSQIVRVFLVVGILGGFTTFSSFSLDSVKFLLEGELVKGFLNIFLNLVLCLLASYLGILLGKSL, encoded by the coding sequence ATGCTTGCAAATTTACTTTTCGCAGGGCTTGGAGGCTTTATCGGGGCTGGATGCAGGTTTTTAGCTGGCGAGCTGCTAAAATTTAGCCACTTTCCGCTAGCTACGCTTGGCGTAAATGTGCTTGGCAGCTTTATTATCGGCGTTTTGTTTTGTCTAAATTTAAGCCAAATCGTGAGGGTGTTCTTGGTCGTTGGCATACTTGGCGGATTTACAACATTTTCAAGCTTTAGCCTTGATAGCGTGAAATTTTTACTAGAAGGCGAGCTGGTAAAAGGCTTTTTAAATATCTTTTTAAACCTTGTCCTTTGCCTACTTGCAAGCTATCTTGGAATTTTGCTTGGCAAGAGTTTATGA
- a CDS encoding citrate synthase encodes MSSNTATLTDNRTGKSYEFPILKGTMGPDVIDISTFFSDTGMFTFDRGYTSTAMCRSAITYIDGLKGELMYRGYDIAYLAENKTFLDVAYLLLNKELPTNDQYINFKTELKKRSFIHEGMMKLFDAFPDKAHPMAILQAAVSALSAFYSDHLNMDKPEEYHEMAMRIIAKIPTIAAFSYRYSRGLPIIYPNLDRGFTENFLYMMRGYPYEHVDLKPIEIKALDTVFMLHADHEQNASTTTVRTVGSTHAHPYACISAGIGALWGWAHGGANEGVIRQLEEIGSIANVDRYIARAKDKNDPFRLMGFGHRVYKNFDPRAKVLKKMRDQLMDEIGINSELIKIANRIEEIALNDDYFVSRNLYPNVDFHSGLILKALGIPNNMFAVIFVIGRTPGWISQWIELKEQDTIKIVRPRQLYVGETNRTPK; translated from the coding sequence ATGTCATCAAATACAGCTACGCTAACTGATAACAGAACTGGCAAGAGTTACGAGTTTCCTATACTAAAAGGCACTATGGGACCTGATGTGATAGACATATCGACATTTTTTAGTGATACTGGAATGTTTACTTTTGACAGAGGTTATACTTCAACTGCGATGTGTCGCTCAGCGATAACTTATATAGACGGCTTAAAAGGCGAACTAATGTATAGAGGTTATGATATCGCGTATTTGGCTGAAAATAAGACATTTTTAGACGTGGCATACTTACTCTTAAACAAAGAGCTTCCAACAAATGATCAGTATATAAATTTTAAAACTGAGCTTAAAAAAAGAAGCTTTATACATGAAGGCATGATGAAGTTATTTGACGCATTTCCAGACAAAGCGCACCCTATGGCGATCTTGCAAGCAGCGGTCTCAGCCCTAAGTGCCTTTTACTCAGATCATCTAAATATGGATAAACCTGAAGAGTATCACGAGATGGCTATGCGTATAATCGCTAAAATTCCAACGATTGCGGCATTTAGCTACCGCTACTCACGCGGGCTTCCTATCATATATCCAAATTTAGATCGTGGCTTTACTGAAAATTTCCTCTACATGATGAGGGGCTATCCATACGAGCACGTCGATCTTAAACCAATCGAGATAAAAGCACTTGACACGGTCTTTATGCTGCACGCAGATCACGAGCAAAACGCTTCAACTACGACTGTTAGAACCGTTGGCTCAACGCACGCTCACCCATATGCATGTATAAGTGCGGGCATCGGCGCACTTTGGGGCTGGGCTCACGGTGGGGCAAACGAGGGCGTTATACGTCAGCTTGAAGAGATCGGCTCGATCGCAAATGTCGATAGATACATCGCTAGAGCAAAGGATAAAAACGATCCATTTAGGCTAATGGGCTTTGGTCACAGGGTCTATAAAAATTTTGACCCTCGCGCAAAAGTGCTTAAAAAGATGAGAGATCAGCTCATGGACGAGATAGGCATCAACTCAGAGCTTATTAAAATCGCAAACCGCATTGAAGAGATCGCGCTAAATGATGACTATTTTGTGAGTAGAAATTTATATCCAAATGTTGATTTTCACTCAGGGCTCATCCTAAAAGCGCTTGGCATACCAAACAATATGTTTGCCGTCATCTTCGTCATCGGTAGGACGCCAGGCTGGATCAGCCAGTGGATCGAGCTAAAAGAGCAAGATACGATAAAGATCGTCCGTCCAAGACAGCTTTATGTTGGAGAGACAAACAGAACACCAAAATGA
- the modB gene encoding molybdate ABC transporter permease subunit, with protein sequence MIDELKSIDYEPFWLSLKLSFITTFILFFVCIALAYFMSQKKFFGKSFLESVISLPLVLPPSVLGFYLLIFLSPYSTFGKFIEEIFGVRLVFNFTGLVVASCIYSLPFMFGPIYAGLNSLKKSLFEASYSLGKNKLTTIFRVILPSIRSNLLTATVVSFAHTMGEFGVVLMIGGSVAGESKVASIAIFEAVEMLDYTKAHIYALLMLIISFFVLFVVYLLNSKKA encoded by the coding sequence ATGATAGACGAGTTAAAAAGTATCGATTACGAGCCATTTTGGCTATCACTAAAATTATCTTTCATAACAACTTTTATTTTATTTTTTGTCTGCATCGCACTTGCCTATTTTATGTCTCAAAAGAAATTTTTTGGCAAGTCGTTTTTAGAGTCGGTAATCTCACTACCCTTGGTCTTGCCACCAAGTGTTCTTGGCTTTTATCTGCTCATTTTTCTTTCGCCTTATTCGACCTTTGGTAAATTTATCGAGGAAATTTTTGGAGTTAGGCTTGTTTTTAACTTCACAGGCCTTGTTGTGGCAAGTTGTATCTATTCATTGCCATTTATGTTTGGGCCGATTTATGCTGGGCTAAATAGCCTAAAAAAGAGCCTTTTTGAAGCAAGTTATAGTCTTGGTAAAAATAAGCTCACGACTATTTTTAGGGTGATTTTGCCAAGCATCAGATCAAATTTATTAACAGCTACTGTCGTTAGCTTTGCTCACACTATGGGTGAGTTTGGTGTTGTTTTAATGATAGGCGGTAGCGTAGCTGGAGAGAGCAAGGTAGCGAGTATTGCGATATTTGAAGCGGTTGAAATGCTTGATTACACCAAGGCTCATATCTATGCACTTTTGATGTTAATAATTAGCTTTTTTGTTCTTTTCGTAGTTTATCTTTTAAATTCTAAAAAAGCTTAA
- a CDS encoding class I SAM-dependent methyltransferase — MSQNSKIEKSYDELTYKSIAFAQSSPYRLEACATLLGINPPPCENARVLEIGCSFGGNLIPFAVNNKNAKVVGIDLSGEQIRRGQEIVKEMGLTNLELIHGDICEFKSDEKFDYIIAHGVFSWVPDFVKEAILKVVRENLSANGVAFISYNVYPGWKVKDIIRDIMLLAAKDKETMQDKLKAAKEALLVYKEYLLTRDKEIYEKKMPLSMLLFITEDVLSKDDFYIAHEFLEDTNNPFYFKDFNAMLAKNELTYLCEYTLDDIFTPDVGTAIVDEYKNNKFKDRIDLEQFMDMISNKVFRQSLIVHSETYESIANKQIGPSDINKIHVVADFIKKDNEWQDSYGAMPQDISWLCEVFYKMYPASINLSQILEILPEDKLMVYSAFVRILTNSSDAMILKDEQKNIEYRPGYSRLSQNLINYVRYFLNHKNNADVVFANKFSISRKLNNIDYYILLLLDGKNSLEDVAAKTLKFIKENNEDMFDINGKVLKKDKVAANIMNYVIGTAKIASMLYLLEEI, encoded by the coding sequence ATGAGCCAAAATAGCAAAATCGAAAAGTCTTATGATGAGTTAACTTATAAATCAATAGCCTTTGCCCAATCGTCGCCATATAGGCTTGAAGCTTGTGCTACACTTCTTGGCATAAATCCACCGCCATGCGAAAATGCAAGAGTTTTAGAGATAGGATGTAGCTTTGGCGGAAATTTGATCCCATTTGCAGTAAATAATAAAAATGCAAAAGTAGTTGGCATAGATCTTAGCGGCGAGCAGATAAGGCGTGGACAAGAGATCGTTAAAGAGATGGGTCTTACAAATTTAGAGCTTATACACGGCGATATTTGCGAATTTAAAAGCGATGAGAAATTTGACTATATCATTGCTCATGGCGTTTTTAGCTGGGTGCCTGACTTTGTAAAAGAAGCTATATTGAAAGTTGTAAGAGAGAATTTAAGTGCAAATGGCGTGGCATTTATCTCTTATAATGTTTATCCTGGTTGGAAAGTAAAAGATATTATAAGAGACATAATGCTACTTGCCGCAAAAGATAAAGAGACTATGCAAGATAAGCTAAAAGCAGCTAAAGAAGCACTTTTAGTCTATAAAGAATATTTGCTAACAAGAGATAAAGAAATTTATGAAAAGAAAATGCCACTTAGTATGCTTCTTTTTATAACAGAAGATGTACTTTCAAAAGATGACTTTTACATAGCTCATGAGTTTTTAGAAGATACAAATAATCCATTTTATTTTAAAGATTTTAATGCCATGCTCGCTAAAAATGAGCTTACTTATCTTTGTGAGTATACGCTTGATGATATTTTTACCCCAGATGTTGGCACAGCCATAGTAGATGAATACAAAAATAACAAGTTTAAGGACAGAATCGATCTAGAGCAATTCATGGATATGATTAGCAACAAAGTATTTAGACAAAGCCTAATAGTCCATAGCGAGACTTATGAGAGCATAGCCAATAAACAAATAGGCCCAAGCGATATCAATAAAATTCACGTTGTGGCAGATTTTATAAAGAAAGATAACGAGTGGCAAGATAGTTATGGTGCTATGCCACAAGATATATCATGGCTTTGCGAGGTCTTTTATAAGATGTATCCAGCTAGCATAAACCTTTCTCAGATTTTAGAAATTTTGCCAGAAGATAAGCTCATGGTTTATAGCGCCTTTGTAAGAATTCTAACAAACTCGTCTGATGCAATGATTTTAAAAGATGAGCAAAAAAATATCGAATATAGGCCCGGCTATTCAAGGCTTAGTCAAAATTTAATAAATTATGTAAGATATTTTTTAAATCATAAAAATAATGCCGATGTTGTTTTTGCTAATAAATTTAGCATCTCAAGGAAGCTTAATAATATCGATTATTACATACTTTTATTGCTTGATGGTAAAAATAGCTTAGAAGATGTCGCAGCAAAAACCTTAAAATTTATCAAAGAGAACAACGAAGATATGTTTGATATAAATGGCAAAGTGCTTAAAAAAGACAAGGTCGCAGCAAATATAATGAACTACGTTATAGGCACAGCAAAAATAGCTAGTATGCTTTATCTACTAGAAGAAATTTAA
- a CDS encoding cation:proton antiporter, whose protein sequence is MQLHQASELSILVVLAFIVFASPYISKILRIPVAPAEIILGALASYIGLVGENEMFKLISEVGFFFLMFLAGMEIDLRMLINIDRKILRLGLIYLALIYSLATALTFSFNLSLLYIIIIPIMAVGMIFTLFKEYGRDVKWLNLSMLIATIGELISITLLTFIAAYLQFGASINLWLTIGYLILFLAISVLSFKILDVLFWWYPGLKVILMPHYDKDEKDIRLSIAVFFSMIALMLYLNLEVAFGAFIAGMFIATFFDHKKDLPHKLSSFGFGFLVPIFFIHIGSTFKLSSLSSNEVIKDAIFIFCAMLATRLFSSVLFVGKLGFKGIFLFSLSQSMPLTLLVAVATIAHRSGEISDYSYSSFILASLAQAIIGTIIIKFLMQSRSKE, encoded by the coding sequence TTGCAGTTACATCAAGCTAGCGAGCTTAGTATTCTTGTCGTTTTGGCATTTATCGTCTTTGCTTCGCCTTATATTTCTAAAATTTTACGCATTCCTGTCGCTCCTGCTGAGATAATACTTGGAGCACTAGCTAGCTACATCGGGCTTGTCGGCGAAAATGAGATGTTTAAGCTAATTAGCGAAGTTGGCTTTTTCTTTTTGATGTTTCTAGCTGGTATGGAGATCGATCTTAGAATGCTTATAAATATTGACCGCAAAATTTTACGTCTGGGGCTTATCTATCTTGCCCTCATCTACTCGCTAGCAACTGCACTTACATTTAGTTTTAATCTTAGTTTGCTCTATATTATCATTATCCCGATAATGGCCGTTGGCATGATATTTACGTTATTTAAAGAGTATGGTAGAGATGTAAAATGGCTAAATTTAAGCATGCTTATTGCAACTATTGGTGAGCTTATAAGCATTACGCTTTTGACATTTATAGCTGCCTATTTGCAGTTTGGAGCTAGTATAAATTTATGGCTAACGATTGGCTATTTGATCTTATTTTTAGCTATCAGCGTGCTTAGCTTTAAAATTTTAGATGTGCTTTTTTGGTGGTATCCGGGGCTTAAAGTGATCCTTATGCCGCACTACGACAAGGACGAAAAGGATATTAGACTAAGCATTGCGGTATTTTTTTCGATGATTGCACTTATGCTTTATTTAAATTTAGAAGTTGCCTTTGGTGCGTTTATCGCAGGTATGTTTATAGCTACATTTTTTGATCATAAAAAAGACTTACCACACAAGCTTTCAAGCTTTGGATTTGGATTTTTGGTGCCGATATTTTTTATACACATAGGCTCAACCTTCAAGCTCTCAAGCCTAAGCTCAAATGAAGTGATAAAAGATGCTATTTTTATATTTTGTGCGATGCTTGCCACAAGGCTTTTTTCAAGTGTGTTATTTGTAGGAAAATTAGGATTTAAAGGGATATTTTTGTTTTCTCTCTCACAATCCATGCCACTAACGCTTTTAGTAGCAGTTGCTACTATCGCACACAGATCAGGTGAGATAAGTGATTATTCTTACTCATCTTTTATCCTAGCAAGCCTAGCTCAAGCTATAATAGGGACAATAATTATAAAATTTCTAATGCAATCAAGAAGTAAGGAGTAA